From Halomicrobium salinisoli, the proteins below share one genomic window:
- a CDS encoding 2-oxoacid:ferredoxin oxidoreductase subunit beta — protein sequence MSSDVRFTDFKSDKQPTWCPGCGDFGTMNGMMKALAETGNSPDDTFVVAGIGCSGKIGTYMHSYALHGVHGRALPVGIGVKMANPNLEVMVAGGDGDGYSIGAGHFIHAVRRNVDMTYVVMDNRIYGLTKGQASPTSREDFETSTTPEGPQQPPVNPKALALAAGGTFIAQSFSSNSQRHAELVQEAIEHDGFGFVNVYSPCVTFNDVDTYDYFRDTIVDLDEEDHDPTDREQAKDKILEGDKEYQGVLYRDDNSVPFEQREGIEESMADIPDGAPEDAMDLVREFY from the coding sequence ATGAGCTCAGACGTCAGATTCACGGACTTCAAGTCCGACAAGCAACCGACCTGGTGTCCCGGCTGCGGCGACTTCGGGACGATGAACGGCATGATGAAAGCCCTGGCCGAGACCGGCAACAGCCCCGACGACACGTTCGTCGTCGCCGGCATCGGCTGTTCCGGCAAGATCGGGACCTACATGCACAGCTACGCGCTGCACGGGGTCCACGGTCGCGCGCTGCCGGTCGGCATCGGCGTCAAGATGGCCAACCCGAACCTCGAAGTGATGGTCGCCGGCGGCGACGGCGACGGCTACTCCATCGGGGCCGGCCACTTCATCCACGCCGTCCGACGCAACGTCGACATGACCTACGTGGTCATGGACAACCGCATCTACGGCCTCACCAAGGGCCAGGCCTCGCCGACCTCGCGTGAGGACTTCGAGACCTCGACGACGCCCGAGGGTCCCCAGCAGCCGCCGGTCAACCCCAAGGCGCTCGCGCTGGCCGCTGGCGGCACCTTCATCGCCCAGTCGTTCTCCTCGAACTCCCAGCGCCACGCCGAGCTGGTCCAGGAGGCCATCGAGCACGACGGCTTCGGCTTCGTCAACGTCTACTCGCCGTGCGTGACGTTCAACGACGTCGACACCTACGACTACTTCCGCGACACCATCGTCGACCTCGACGAGGAGGATCACGACCCCACCGACCGCGAGCAGGCCAAGGACAAGATCCTCGAGGGTGACAAGGAGTACCAGGGCGTCCTCTACAGGGACGACAACTCCGTGCCCTTCGAGCAGCGCGAGGGTATCGAGGAGAGCATGGCCGACATCCCCGACGGTGCGCCCGAAGACGCGATGGACCTCGTGCGAGAGTTCTACTAA
- a CDS encoding 2-oxoacid:acceptor oxidoreductase subunit alpha yields MPDDLNWAIGGEAGDGIDSTGKIFAQALSRAGRHVFTSKDFASRIRGGYTAYKVRTSVDRVESVVDRLDVLIALTERTIDENMDELHEGSVIIYDGERTTMQDVEIPDEMIGLEVPLQRLAEEAGGAIMANVVALGAACEVTNFPIANLDESLKKRFGDKGEAIVENNKEAARKGQQFVQEEYEQDDFGYDMETTDNDYVLLNGDQAIGMGALAAGCRFYSGYPITPATDVMEYLTGRIDQYGGKVVQAEDELSAINMALGAARAGARAMTATSGPGIDLMTETFGLVAQSETPLVICDVMRSGPSTGMPTKQEQGDLNMTLYGGHGEIPRFVVAPTTVSECFWKTVEAFNYAEKYQTPVFLVSDLAMAVTEQTFPPEEFDMDEVEIERGKVVDEGDLDSWTNEKGQFQPHFPAADGISPRAFPGTDNGAHMTTGLEHDALGRRTEDTEIRQEQVEKRQQKVETAREEEDWDYREYGNPDADTLVVSWGSNEGAMREGMEFLEEEGIDVRFISVPYIFPRPDLSEEIEQAEQTIVVECNATGQFADVIEHDVLERVDRVNKYNGVRFKADELAEAIEEAISEAEVTA; encoded by the coding sequence ATGCCCGACGACCTCAACTGGGCCATCGGCGGCGAAGCCGGCGATGGGATCGACTCCACCGGGAAAATATTTGCCCAGGCACTCTCGCGGGCAGGTCGACACGTCTTCACGTCCAAGGACTTCGCGTCGCGCATCCGCGGCGGGTACACCGCGTACAAGGTCCGGACGTCCGTCGACCGCGTCGAGAGTGTCGTCGACAGACTCGACGTGCTGATCGCGCTCACAGAGCGGACCATCGATGAGAACATGGACGAGCTCCACGAGGGCTCGGTCATCATCTACGACGGGGAGCGGACCACGATGCAGGACGTGGAGATCCCCGACGAGATGATCGGTCTCGAGGTGCCGCTGCAGCGCCTGGCCGAGGAGGCCGGGGGCGCCATCATGGCCAACGTCGTCGCGCTCGGGGCCGCCTGCGAAGTGACGAACTTCCCCATCGCGAACCTCGACGAGTCGCTGAAGAAGCGCTTCGGCGACAAGGGGGAGGCCATCGTCGAGAACAACAAGGAGGCCGCCCGGAAGGGCCAGCAGTTCGTCCAGGAGGAGTACGAGCAGGACGACTTCGGCTACGACATGGAGACGACGGACAACGACTACGTCCTCCTCAACGGCGACCAGGCCATCGGGATGGGCGCGCTCGCCGCCGGCTGCCGGTTCTACTCGGGCTACCCCATCACGCCCGCGACGGACGTGATGGAGTACCTGACCGGCCGGATCGACCAGTACGGCGGCAAGGTCGTCCAGGCCGAGGACGAACTCTCCGCGATCAACATGGCGCTGGGCGCGGCCCGCGCCGGTGCCCGCGCCATGACGGCCACCTCCGGCCCCGGCATCGACCTGATGACCGAGACGTTCGGGCTGGTCGCCCAGTCCGAGACGCCGCTGGTCATCTGCGACGTGATGCGCTCCGGTCCCTCGACCGGGATGCCGACCAAGCAGGAGCAGGGCGACCTCAACATGACACTGTACGGCGGCCACGGCGAGATCCCGCGGTTCGTCGTCGCGCCCACGACGGTCTCCGAGTGCTTCTGGAAGACCGTCGAGGCGTTCAACTACGCCGAGAAGTACCAGACGCCGGTCTTCCTGGTCTCCGACCTCGCGATGGCGGTCACCGAGCAGACGTTCCCGCCCGAGGAGTTCGACATGGACGAGGTCGAGATCGAGCGCGGCAAGGTCGTCGACGAGGGCGACCTCGATTCCTGGACCAACGAGAAGGGCCAGTTCCAGCCGCACTTCCCGGCCGCCGACGGTATCTCGCCGCGCGCGTTCCCCGGGACGGACAACGGCGCGCACATGACGACCGGCCTGGAGCACGACGCGCTCGGTCGCCGGACCGAGGACACGGAGATCCGCCAGGAGCAGGTCGAGAAGCGCCAGCAGAAGGTCGAGACCGCGCGCGAAGAGGAGGACTGGGACTACCGCGAGTACGGTAACCCCGACGCGGACACGCTCGTCGTCTCCTGGGGCTCCAACGAGGGCGCCATGCGCGAGGGCATGGAGTTCCTCGAGGAGGAGGGCATCGATGTCCGGTTCATCTCGGTGCCGTACATCTTCCCGCGCCCGGACCTCAGCGAGGAGATCGAGCAGGCCGAGCAGACCATCGTCGTCGAGTGTAACGCCACCGGCCAGTTCGCCGACGTCATCGAACACGACGTCCTCGAGCGGGTCGACCGCGTGAACAAGTACAACGGCGTGCGGTTCAAGGCCGACGAACTCGCAGAGGCGATCGAGGAAGCCATCTCCGAGGCGGAGGTTACAGCATGA
- a CDS encoding FAD-binding oxidoreductase, translating into MDDTPCRVAAVRDVGPDAVAIDVESPAEFDAAPGQFVKLTFEVDGEAESRFYTVSSPEVGDTFEITVGIDPEGTVGPILADLAPGDELTVSGPFGSDYYEGEPFAVVLAGGPGVGPAVGIAERALEEGNEAAVVYRDDDPIHGDRLDALADRGAFVRRLDADGDLDAATADALAAADADPQLFVYGFADFVDAATAAVEAAGGDAEGAKIENFG; encoded by the coding sequence ATGGACGACACACCGTGTCGCGTCGCCGCAGTCCGCGACGTCGGCCCCGACGCCGTGGCCATCGACGTCGAGTCGCCCGCCGAGTTCGACGCCGCTCCCGGCCAGTTCGTGAAGCTCACCTTCGAGGTCGACGGCGAGGCCGAGTCGCGCTTCTACACCGTCTCCTCGCCCGAGGTCGGAGACACCTTCGAAATCACGGTCGGCATCGACCCCGAGGGCACCGTGGGCCCGATCCTGGCCGACCTCGCGCCCGGCGACGAACTGACCGTCTCCGGCCCCTTCGGCAGCGACTATTACGAGGGCGAACCCTTCGCCGTCGTCCTCGCAGGGGGCCCCGGCGTCGGCCCCGCCGTCGGCATCGCCGAGCGCGCCCTCGAGGAGGGCAACGAAGCGGCCGTCGTCTACCGCGACGACGACCCCATCCACGGCGACCGCCTGGACGCGCTCGCGGACCGCGGCGCCTTCGTCCGCCGCCTCGACGCCGACGGCGACCTCGACGCCGCCACGGCCGACGCGCTCGCCGCCGCCGACGCCGACCCCCAGCTGTTCGTCTACGGCTTCGCCGACTTCGTCGACGCCGCGACCGCCGCCGTCGAGGCCGCCGGCGGCGACGCCGAGGGCGCGAAGATCGAGAACTTCGGGTAG
- a CDS encoding transcriptional regulator — protein sequence MREASRTTRQRIADRLREQALPASAIAREFDIRSGEALSHVEHISQSLESTDEQVLVAPPTCEDCGFEDFDDLTNLPSRCPECKSESVSEPTYRID from the coding sequence ATGCGCGAGGCAAGTCGGACGACGCGCCAGCGCATCGCCGACCGGCTTCGCGAGCAGGCGCTGCCCGCCAGTGCCATCGCTCGCGAGTTCGACATCCGGTCAGGCGAGGCGCTGAGCCACGTGGAGCACATCTCACAGTCCCTGGAGTCCACCGACGAGCAGGTGCTGGTGGCGCCGCCGACCTGCGAGGACTGCGGGTTCGAGGACTTCGACGACCTGACGAACCTGCCGAGCCGCTGTCCGGAGTGCAAGAGCGAGAGCGTGAGCGAACCGACCTACCGGATCGATTAG
- a CDS encoding Rieske (2Fe-2S) protein, with protein MDADSRIVGREEVPEGGTVLFSVTDGDGEQEAVMLDLADGVAAFENYCPHWRDVRLDTGSGATVRNDEIVCEKHGATFETDSGYCNFGPCEGAVLSEIDVEADDGAVYLTDDDYEFVGLGPAEDDDHGPDGDDSGRGNRSGGGRIGFGGV; from the coding sequence ATGGACGCAGACAGCCGGATCGTCGGTCGCGAGGAGGTCCCCGAGGGCGGGACCGTGCTGTTCTCCGTGACCGACGGCGACGGAGAGCAGGAGGCCGTCATGCTGGACCTGGCCGACGGCGTCGCCGCCTTCGAGAACTACTGCCCGCACTGGCGCGACGTCCGCCTCGACACCGGCTCCGGTGCGACGGTCCGCAACGACGAAATCGTCTGCGAGAAGCACGGCGCCACCTTCGAGACCGACTCCGGCTACTGCAACTTCGGCCCCTGTGAGGGTGCCGTCCTCTCGGAGATCGACGTCGAAGCCGACGACGGCGCCGTCTACCTGACCGACGACGACTACGAGTTCGTCGGCCTCGGCCCCGCGGAGGACGACGACCACGGCCCCGACGGCGACGACAGCGGTCGCGGGAACCGGTCCGGTGGCGGCCGCATCGGCTTCGGCGGCGTCTGA
- a CDS encoding DUF420 domain-containing protein, translating into MAVADRLQSRARARPRLVTAVLSLVGYALVAVAFTDVVPLPTISDEAVILLGDAIAVVNACALAAILAGVYFIRDEDVERHRRAMLTAFALIMVFLALYLTKVGGGFEKEIEATGLVWGAYIAMLAIHIVLSAVSVPVVLHAVVLGLTHTPAELRETAHARVGRIAVVAWSVSLFLGLVTYVMLNHVYGWHPRGAALLLVAAPRTSALPGFDTIIDVVSNSRKPRR; encoded by the coding sequence ATGGCAGTCGCAGATCGCCTCCAGTCGCGCGCTCGCGCTCGGCCGCGGCTGGTCACGGCAGTGCTGTCGCTCGTGGGGTACGCACTCGTGGCCGTGGCGTTCACCGACGTCGTCCCGCTCCCGACGATCAGCGACGAGGCCGTGATCCTGCTCGGCGACGCCATCGCCGTCGTCAACGCCTGTGCACTCGCGGCGATTCTGGCCGGCGTCTACTTCATCCGCGACGAGGACGTCGAGCGCCATCGCAGAGCCATGCTGACGGCGTTCGCGCTCATCATGGTCTTCCTCGCGCTGTACCTGACGAAGGTCGGCGGCGGCTTCGAGAAGGAGATCGAGGCGACGGGACTGGTCTGGGGCGCCTACATCGCGATGCTCGCGATCCACATCGTCCTGTCGGCCGTCTCCGTGCCCGTCGTCCTCCACGCGGTCGTGCTCGGCCTGACCCACACGCCGGCCGAACTCAGAGAGACGGCCCACGCCCGCGTCGGTCGGATCGCCGTCGTCGCCTGGAGCGTGAGCCTCTTCCTCGGGCTGGTGACCTACGTCATGCTCAACCACGTCTACGGGTGGCACCCGCGGGGCGCGGCGCTCCTGCTCGTCGCCGCGCCTCGGACCTCCGCACTGCCCGGCTTCGACACGATCATAGACGTGGTGTCGAACTCGCGGAAACCGCGGCGTTGA
- a CDS encoding aminotransferase class IV — MQYHVNGDLVPGDEATVSVSDRGFQYGDAAFETLRAYGGEPFEWVAHRERLQRTAETLGFGDAVPDDLRERVDETLAANDLDEAYVRLSVTRGVQPGKLTPDEDVEPTVVVIVKGLPRGGRDGESVWDEPADVQTVKTRRIPSEALPADAKTHNYLNGILGRLELRRAATDAFSADECLMRDVDGTVVEGATSNLFFVTENGLRTPGEDLDLLPGVTRSVVMDLAREEEFPVETGHYSVDAVREADEAFLTNSTWEIRPVATVDGIDVGAGPMTKLLTRLFDERVEERHY, encoded by the coding sequence ATGCAATACCACGTGAACGGCGACCTCGTCCCCGGAGACGAGGCGACGGTGTCAGTCAGCGACCGGGGGTTCCAGTACGGCGACGCCGCCTTCGAGACCCTGCGCGCGTACGGCGGCGAGCCCTTCGAATGGGTCGCCCACCGCGAACGCCTCCAGCGGACGGCCGAGACGCTGGGCTTCGGCGACGCCGTCCCGGACGACCTGCGCGAGCGCGTCGACGAGACGCTGGCAGCGAACGACCTCGACGAGGCGTACGTCCGCCTGTCGGTCACGCGCGGCGTCCAGCCGGGGAAGCTCACCCCCGACGAGGACGTCGAACCGACGGTGGTCGTGATCGTCAAGGGGCTCCCGCGCGGGGGCCGCGACGGCGAGTCGGTCTGGGACGAACCGGCGGACGTCCAGACGGTCAAGACCCGCCGGATCCCCAGTGAGGCGCTCCCGGCCGACGCGAAGACCCACAACTACCTCAACGGGATCCTCGGCCGCCTGGAGCTCCGGCGGGCCGCGACGGACGCGTTCAGCGCCGACGAGTGCCTGATGCGGGACGTCGACGGCACCGTCGTCGAGGGCGCGACGAGCAACCTCTTCTTCGTCACCGAGAACGGCCTCCGGACGCCCGGCGAGGACCTGGACCTGCTGCCCGGCGTGACCCGCTCGGTCGTGATGGACCTCGCGCGGGAGGAGGAGTTCCCCGTCGAGACCGGCCACTACTCCGTCGACGCCGTCCGCGAGGCCGACGAGGCCTTCCTCACCAACTCCACCTGGGAGATCAGGCCCGTCGCGACCGTGGACGGCATCGACGTCGGCGCCGGCCCGATGACCAAGCTCCTCACGCGGCTGTTCGACGAGCGCGTCGAGGAGCGCCATTACTGA